A window from Fusobacterium sp. FSA-380-WT-3A encodes these proteins:
- a CDS encoding APC family permease: MENTGTLDRKTLLAIGTGCVVGAGVVSLVGQAIGLTGYSAYIAYALAVVLGLIYNLPIIFASGAIKMDGGPYALISTILGKKFAGMYVVSFFLYFPTIAIYGVALGKYVNSLLPNVPVKLVALIVLTLFYVINLRGIDFLAKAQNIMTTLLVVGLITFALMGINKLNMNHILDVSSPEFFTNGPKGVLNAICVLMFSTTGQYYVIYFTRFAKNPKKDMPFAILGTTVITLFLYVSVTLVAVGVLPLDVVKNQPLTYVAQEILSKPLFIFFMISAPFMALATTINGCFAAYVEPIFNATKDGWFPEKLGRTNKKGNPWIILTLLWLASMLPIVLDWDINTIANTYVLVDLTLGILMITSVSKLPKLYPNAWAKREFGKHVSDGMFKLIVIMAYIVQAIIILNSLTSIKLYIIVITVVAFGTGIFYATKKEKDDSIKIPILEIKDED; this comes from the coding sequence ATGGAAAATACAGGAACATTAGATAGAAAGACCTTATTAGCAATAGGAACAGGATGTGTAGTTGGGGCAGGAGTTGTTAGTCTAGTTGGACAAGCTATTGGACTTACAGGATATTCAGCTTATATAGCTTATGCTTTAGCAGTAGTTTTAGGATTAATTTATAACTTACCTATAATTTTTGCAAGTGGTGCCATAAAAATGGATGGAGGACCATATGCTTTAATCAGTACAATACTTGGTAAAAAATTTGCAGGAATGTATGTAGTTAGTTTCTTTCTTTACTTTCCAACAATAGCAATTTATGGAGTTGCTTTAGGAAAATATGTAAACTCTTTATTACCAAATGTACCAGTAAAACTTGTGGCTTTAATTGTACTAACACTTTTCTATGTTATAAACTTACGTGGAATAGATTTCTTAGCAAAAGCTCAAAATATAATGACAACACTTTTAGTAGTTGGATTGATTACATTTGCTTTAATGGGAATTAATAAATTAAATATGAATCATATTTTAGATGTAAGCAGTCCTGAATTCTTTACAAATGGACCAAAGGGAGTTTTAAATGCTATTTGTGTATTAATGTTCTCTACAACAGGTCAATATTATGTAATATACTTCACAAGATTTGCAAAAAATCCTAAAAAAGATATGCCATTTGCAATATTAGGAACAACAGTTATAACTTTATTCTTATATGTTTCAGTTACATTAGTAGCAGTTGGAGTTTTACCTTTAGATGTTGTAAAAAATCAACCTTTAACATATGTTGCTCAAGAGATTTTATCAAAACCATTATTTATATTCTTTATGATTTCAGCTCCATTTATGGCACTAGCTACAACAATTAATGGTTGCTTTGCAGCTTATGTAGAACCAATATTTAATGCTACAAAAGATGGATGGTTCCCTGAAAAATTAGGAAGAACTAATAAAAAAGGAAATCCTTGGATAATTTTAACTCTTCTTTGGTTAGCTTCAATGCTTCCAATAGTATTAGATTGGGATATAAATACAATTGCAAATACTTATGTACTTGTTGATTTAACTTTAGGAATCCTAATGATAACATCAGTTTCTAAATTACCTAAATTATATCCAAATGCTTGGGCAAAAAGAGAGTTTGGAAAACATGTATCAGATGGAATGTTTAAATTAATAGTTATAATGGCTTATATAGTTCAAGCAATTATAATTTTAAACTCATTAACTTCTATAAAACTATATATTATCGTTATAACAGTAGTGGCTTTTGGAACAGGAATTTTCTATGCTACTAAGAAAGAAAAAGATGATTCTATAAAAATTCCTATTTTAGAAATAAAAGATGAAGATTAA
- a CDS encoding UxaA family hydrolase: MKRSMLMNEKDDGVTVLENVECGDIVGIYDHHNKLIGEIKAQERIPFGNKICLRDKNVGDIIYKYGEPIGEATKFIQRGKLIHVHNVKSLSVDIPEVCKKEIIRQMGIEVE, encoded by the coding sequence ATGAAAAGAAGTATGTTAATGAATGAAAAAGATGACGGTGTAACAGTTTTAGAAAATGTAGAGTGTGGAGATATAGTTGGAATATACGACCATCATAATAAATTAATAGGGGAAATAAAAGCCCAAGAGAGAATACCATTTGGAAATAAAATTTGTCTAAGAGATAAAAATGTAGGAGATATAATATATAAATATGGAGAACCTATTGGAGAGGCTACAAAATTTATACAAAGAGGAAAACTTATTCATGTTCACAATGTTAAAAGTTTATCAGTAGATATTCCAGAAGTATGTAAAAAAGAGATAATCAGACAAATGGGAATCGAGGTGGAATAG